The genomic DNA TACCGGAACTCATGGCTACGGCAGGGTTTCGACGACACCGACCTGGTTCGCGGCGGATCAGACCGGCTGGCGCGCGGCCTCGTCGGCATGGGTTCGACCGACCAGGCGGCCGCGGCGGTCACCGCGCACCTGGATGCCGGGGCCGACCACGTTGTGGTGCAGGCACTGGGAGAGAACCCGACAGCCGATCCGCGCCCGGCGTTGCGCGAGCTCGCGGCCGCACTCGGTCTCGGCTAGGCCTGCGGAGCGTCGGCTTTCTTGGCGGCGCTGCGACGCTTGAGCCACTCGTAGAACATCGGAGCGACGGAGGCGACGACGATCAGGATGAAGATCGGCTCGAGCAGATTCTGGATGATCTCGAACTGACCCAGCCAGTAGCCCAGGAGCACGAGGCCGACGCCCCACACCACCGCTCCCAGGACGTTGAACGTCGTGAACACCGAATAGCGCATCTTCGCGGCGCCGGCGACGAGCGGTGCCAGCGTCCGCACGATCGGCACGAACCGGGCGATGACGATCGCGAACGGGCCGCGCTGCTCGAAGAATGCGTGGGCCTCGTCGAGGTACTTCTGCTTCAGGACCCGGGCGTCGGGTTTGAACATCTCGACACCGATGAACCGACCGATGAGGTAGCCGACCTGTCCGCCGAGGATCGCCGCGACGGGGATGAACACCAGTAGCTGCCAGAGTTCGAAGTTGGCGTCCACCGAGGTTCCCTGGGCGGCGGTGCCCGCCGCGAGCATGCCCGCGACGAACAGCAACGAGTCGCCCGGCAGGACGGGGAACAGCACGCCTGACTCGACGAACACGACGACGAGAATGCCCACCAGGGCCCAGGTGCCGAAGGATCCGATGAGGTGCAGTGGATCCATGAAATCCGGCATGAGCGCCAGATTGGTCGTAGCCTCAGGGAGGGCGGTGTCGATCACGACTCCCAAGGGTACCTGGGCCTCACCAGCGGTCTTCACCTGCGATGACTCACGTCGAGATGGAAGGACATGCCATGCCGATCGCCACGCCTGAGGTCTATGCCGAGATGCTCGGCCGGGCCAAGGAGCATTCCTTTGCATTCCCGGCCATCAACTGTGTCGGCTCGGAGAGCATCAACGCGGCCATCAAGGGTTTCGCCGACGCGGGGAGCGACGGCATCATCCAGTTTTCGACCGGTGGGGCCGAGTTCGCTTCGGGGCTCGGGGTGAAGGACATGGTGACCGGTGCCGTCGCACTGGCCGAATTCGCCCATGTGATCGCCGACAGGTACCCGATCACGGTCGCTCTGCACACCGACCATTGTCCGAAGGACAAGCTGGACACCTATGTGCGTCCGCTGCTGGCCATCTCATCGGAGAGGGTGAGTGCGGGTCGCGCTCCCTTGTTCCAGTCGCACATGTGGGACGGCTCGGCCGTCCCGATCGACGAGAACCTCGCCATCGCCCAGGAACTGCTGAAGCTTTCTGCTGAGGCCAAGATTGTGCTCGAGGTCGAGATCGGCGTCGTCGGCGGTGAGGAAGACGGCGTCGAGGCCGAGATCAACGAAAAGCTCTACACCTCCTCGGAGGATTTCGAGAAGACGATCGACGCGTTGGGCGCGGGCGAGCAGGGGGCCTACCTACTGGCGGCCACGTTCGGAAACGTGCACGGCGTGTACAAGCCCGGCAATGTGGTTCTCAAGCCCGACGTGCTGGCCGAGGGCCAGCGGGTGGCCGCCGCCAAGCTCGGATTATCCGATGACGCAAAGCCTTTCGATTTCGTCTTCCACGGCGGGTCGGGTTCGCTGAAGTCCGAGATCGAAGATTCCCTCAAGTACGGCGTGGTGAAGATGAACGTCGATACCGACACGCAGTACGCCTTCACCCGTCCGTTGGCCGCGCACATGTTCACCAACTACGACGGTGTGCTCAAGATCGACGGCGAGGTGGGTAACAAGAAGTTCTACGACCCGCGCAGTTACCTGAAGAAGGCCGAGGCGTCGATGAGCGAGCGCGTGGTCGAGGCCTGCAACGACCTGCACAGCGCCGGACGCAGCGTCACCGGCGGTTAGACGGCTCAGACGGCCGGTCGGCCGTAGCCGAGGATCCTGGCGATCTCGGCGTCATCGAGGGTGTGCACCCGGATGCCGCCCTCTTCATTGCCACCGATTGTGGTGATCGCGTTGTCATCCACGGTCACAACGAAATTGGTGTGCAACCCGAGCGGGCTGCCATCGGCGTACATCACCACGTCGCCGGTGCGCGGCCGGTATCCCTCCGGATCGGTGAACCGGCCCGCCGCCTGGTAGTACTCCTGCAGCGTGTACACGCCCGGGATCCGCCAGCTCCCCGAGTTCGGGTTGGACAGCGGCTGGCCCGCCTCGTTGAGCACCCAGCTGACGAAGTCGGCGCACCACGGCTCCTCGACGCCTTCGGAGAAGTGGCTGCCGCCGGGCTGGGCGTCGTACTGCGCCTGCAGCACATCGACGATGCGCGCCTGGGCCGGATCGAGTGCGGTGCGGTCGATCTGGGGGAAGGCGACAGGTTTGCCGGGCAGGATGTCGATGGCGCCGGGATGCCGGACCAACAGGGTTGCCAGGCCGACCACGATGACCGCGCCGAACGCGCACAGGGTCAACCAGAGTTTGGGTCCGCGCAGGGTCACCGGACCAGATTAACCGGTCGGTGCCTGGCAGATCTTCCACTGATTGTCGCGGAACTGGAGGTCGAAGCTGCGGGTGGACCGGGTTTGCGGGGCAAATGCCATGAAGCTGGTGACGTTGGCCTCGGCGTGGTCGCCGCTGACGACCACCTGGTCGATGCTGGCCACCACTGGGTACTGCTTGGCGTCCTCCACTCGGGCGTGGGTTTCGTCCCAGGCCTTCTGGTCGTACTTGACGTAGTTCTCCCGGGTGGTGCCGCAGGTCATCGACCGCAGGGCAGCCAGGTCGCCCCGCTGGATGGCCGAGTCGAAGTCCTGGATCGTCGTGCGGACGTCGTCTTCCTGGGATGCCGCCGACGACGATTTGCGGGTCAGCAGGACGGTGCCGAGCACCGCGATCGCCACCAGGGCCGCGATGACCAGGACGACTGCCACCACCCATCCCCAGCTGCGGCGGCCGGCGGGCGCCGGTCGCTGATCCGATTCCTCGCGCGGCGGGATAGATTGCGGGGCTGCACCTTTCGGCACTTCCTCGGTGTCGGTGTCGCCCTCGGCGGGCGGTGCGAACACCTCGGTCTCCGGGTCGGGCGGGGTGTCGATCTTCTGGGTGGATCCGTCGAACCCGGATGGTGCGGTGAAGCGTCGTTCTTCGCTGCGCGCCACCGCCTCGGTGACTTCGTCGGCCGAGCCGATGATTTCGGTGGCCGGCTCGGAGAGCTCGGGTGTGGGGAACGCGGCTGTGGGCAACTCGACCTTCTCGGTCGGGGTGTCGCTCTGGTCGGTGCGATCTTCGTCAGGTCCCGTTGGGTTCGACATCCCTGCTGCGGTCCTCCCGTACGTCGGTACCGGTGGAGCTTATCGGTCGGTGCACAATAGGCCCATGACACGGATGGGTGATTTGTTGGGGCCGGAGCCGGTCCTCCTTCCCGGGGACCCTGAGGCCGAGGACGAATTGGCCGCGGGTGAAAAGGCTGCCGTCGTGGCGGCCGCCCACCCGTCGGCGTCGATCGCGTGGGCGGTGCTGGCCGAGAGGGCGCTCGCCGACGACAAGGCCGTCACCGCGTATGCGTATGCCCGCACCGGCTATCACCGCGGGTTGGATCAGTTGCGGCGTAACGGCTGGAAGGGTTTCGGCCCGGTGCCGTTCGCCCATGAGCCGAACCAGGGATTCCTGCGGTGTGTGGCCTCGTTGGCCCGGGCGGCCGACGACATCGGTGAGACCGACGAGCTTCAGCGGTGCCTCGATCTGCTCGACGACTGCGATCCGTCGGCCCGGGCCGAACTCGGCCTGGCCTAGTCCTTCGCCTCGCAGGAGCAGTCGTCTGCTGATTCGGGCGGCTCCACCTGCACGGTGGCGTGGGCCAGGCCCCGGGCGTTCAGTACCGCGCGGGCGTCGTCGAGCACTCGGGCGGTGTCGGCACTGCTGGTCAGGTGCGCGGTGACCATGTCCTTCCCGGGGACGAGCGTCCACACGTGCAGATCGTGCACGCCCGTCACGCCTTCCACCGCCCCGAGTGCGGTCCGCAGCTCTTCGACGTCGATGTGCTGCGGGGAGGATTCGCTGAGGATCCGCAGCGCTGCCCGGGCCAACGCGATGGCCCTCGGGAGCACCCACAGAGCGACGAGGACGGCGACCACGACATCGGCGTAGGGCCAGCCGGTGGTGACGGTGACGATGCCGGCGACGAGGACACCGATGCTGCCGACGGTGTCGGCCACGACCTCCATGTACGCACCTTTGACGGCCAGGCTGCCTTCCGCATGCGAGCGCAGCAGCAGCACCACTACGGCGTTGGCGAGTAGCCCGGCCAGCGCGACGACGATCATCGGCACGCCGGGTACCTCGGGCGCGTCGCCGAGCCGTTCGAAAGCCTCGTAGAGGATGAACGCGGCGACGCCGAGCAACAGCACCGCGTTGGCCACCGCGGTGAACACCTCGGCGCGGTGCCAGCCGTACGTCCGGTCGGGTGAGGAGCTGCCGCGGCGTGCGAGCAGTACCGCGGTCACCCCCATGAACATCGCGACCAGGTCGGTCAGCATGTGCCCCGCGTCGGCCAGCAGTGCGATCGAGTTGATCAGCAGGGCCGTGACGAGCTCCACGATGAAGAACGCCGACAGGATCGCGGCGGCGATGACCATCCTGCTGACGCGGGTATCGCTGCTGTGGCTGTGATCGTGGCCGGCACCCATGCCCGAAATATATGCGGAAGTACGCATATGTGGCAAGCGTCAGAGCCAGGCGGACCAGAAGCGGGTCAGAGTGCTGCCCCACGACACCAGATGGCGCGGTACTCCGGAAAGATCGACGAACCATAAGACCACCGCGAAGAACCACCGGTTGAGCATGGGCGTGATCAGCAGGATCAACAGGATGAAGAAACCCCACTGCTTGGCCGGCTCCAGTGCTCGCTGAGTGTCGGGGCTCAAGTGCGGTTCCAGTGCGCCGTAGCCGTCCAGCCCGGGAATCGGCAGCAGGTTCAGCACAACCGCAGTGACCTGCAGGAAACCCAGGAAGGCCAGCCCGGACCAGAACACCCCGTGGGCCGGGTCGAAGAAGATCTGGGTGATGACCAGCAGCAGCACCCCCAAGACCAGGTTGGCGGCCGGACCGGCCAGGCTGACCAGGGTCTTCTGCCGCGCCGTCATTCCCGAGGTGCGGACGTAGACGGCCCCGCCGGGCAGGCCGATGCCGCCGAGGGCGATGAACAGCACCGGCAGCCCCAGTGACAGCAGGGGATGGGAGTACTTGAGCGGGTTGAGGGTCAGATAGCCGCGACCCGCCACTTCGCTTTTCATGGTGGCGTCACCGAACCGCCACGCGGTGAAGGCGTGGCCGAACTCGTGCAGACACAGCGACACCAGCCAGCCCGCGATCACCAGGATGAAAACGCCGATGTAGGACAGCGGCTTCACCGTGTCGGCGGCCAGCCAGGCCACCACCCCGCCGGCCACGGTGATCGCGACGACGGCCAAAAAGACCGGGCTGGGGCGTACCGACTGATGCAGCGGGCGGATGTTCACGATTCGACGCTACCGGCTCTCGCCGCAGTTCAGCCGACGCGCAGCCAGCCTTCGGTGTGCCGGTAGAACGTCGAGCGCCGTACCGTTCGCGGCGCGGGCACACCGTCCCGGGTCACCTGGGCGCCCGGGGTGCCCAGCTGCGCGGCGCGACCGACGACCCAGTGGCGTGGGCGGCCACGGTCGGAGAGCACGCTCGCACGCAGCCCCGGCATGTTCGTCGTCGGCTCGACCCGGACGCCGGGCGCCTCGCCGTCGAACAGCACGCAGTCGTCGACGATGGCCTCGCCCTGCAGCGGCGCGCCGTCGGCTCCGTGCCATTGCGCCGCGCCGACGAGCACTGTTCCCGTCTCATCGCGGATCAGCGGGACACGCCGGGCGGTGGCACGGAGCGCGCGCCGGGCCGACCAGCTACCGGCCGCCTGCGCGACCTCGACATCGAGCCGATCGGCCCGCAGCAACGCGGTGAGTACGGCGGAAAGCTGCGCTTCGCCGCCGGTCACGACCAGTCTGCGGGGTGTGCCGAGGTCATCGACGTCGACCCTCGGCAGGCCCTGGAGCGGGCGCGGAACACGGCCTGTGCCGACCACCGCGACCCCGTGTGAGGCGGACAAAACTGCTCCTCGCGGTCAAGAAAATGTGTTCGCAGCGTGTGCTGGGATAAGGTGACCTACCGGCTGCACCACACTAGTGCGGAAGATTGAGCGGGAGACTACGCCATGCCGGCAATCGTCCTCATCGGCGCCCAATGGGGCGACGAGGGCAAAGGTAAAGCCACCGATCTGCTCGGTGGTCGTGTGCAATGGGTTGTTCGCTACCAGGGGGGAAACAACGCCGGGCATACCGTCGTCCTGCCCACCGGGGAGAACTTCGCACTGCATCTGATCCCCTCGGGCATCTTGACGCCAGGGGTCACCAACGTCATCGGTAACGGTGTGGTGGTCGACCCGGGTGTGTTGCTCACCGAGCTCCAGGGCCTCGAAGATCGCGGTGTCGACACGTCGGGCCTGCTGATTTCGGCGGATGCGCATCTGCTGATGCCGTATCACGTAGCCATCGACAAGGTTGTCGAGCGCTACGCGGGCAGCAAGAAGATCGGCACCACCGGTCGCGGCATCGGCCCCTGCTACCAGGACAAGATCGCCCGCATCGGTATCCGGGTCGCCGATGTGCTCGACGAGCAGCTGCTGGCCGAAAAGATCGAGGGCGCACTGGAATTCAAGAATCAGGTGCTGGTCAAGATCTACAACCGCAAGGCGCTCGAACCGGCCGAGGTGGTGGAGAACCTGCTCACCCAGGCCGAGGGCTTCAAGCACCGCATCGCCGATTCCCGGCTGCTGCTGAACCAGGCGCTGGAAAAGGGTGAGACTGTGCTGCTGGAAGGGTCGCAGGGCACCCTGCTTGACGTCGACCATGGCACCTACCCGTTCGTCACCTCGTCGAATCCGACGGCCGGCGGCGCTGCGGTCGGTTCCGGGATCGGGCCGACGCAGATCACCACGGTGCTCGGAATCCTCAAGGCCTACACCACCCGTGTCGGGTCGGGTCCGTTCCCGACCGAGCTGTTCGACGAGCACGGCGCCTACCTGGCCAAGACCGGCGGCGAGGTCGGCGTCACCACGGGCCGGGCCAGGCGCTGCGGCTGGTTCGACGCCGTGATCGCGCGATACGCCACCCGGGTCAACGGCATCACCGACTACTTCCTGACCAAGCTCGACGTGCTGTCCAGCCTGGAGACCGTGCC from Mycobacterium sp. DL440 includes the following:
- a CDS encoding DedA family protein; amino-acid sequence: MPDFMDPLHLIGSFGTWALVGILVVVFVESGVLFPVLPGDSLLFVAGMLAAGTAAQGTSVDANFELWQLLVFIPVAAILGGQVGYLIGRFIGVEMFKPDARVLKQKYLDEAHAFFEQRGPFAIVIARFVPIVRTLAPLVAGAAKMRYSVFTTFNVLGAVVWGVGLVLLGYWLGQFEIIQNLLEPIFILIVVASVAPMFYEWLKRRSAAKKADAPQA
- the fbaA gene encoding class II fructose-bisphosphate aldolase, which translates into the protein MPIATPEVYAEMLGRAKEHSFAFPAINCVGSESINAAIKGFADAGSDGIIQFSTGGAEFASGLGVKDMVTGAVALAEFAHVIADRYPITVALHTDHCPKDKLDTYVRPLLAISSERVSAGRAPLFQSHMWDGSAVPIDENLAIAQELLKLSAEAKIVLEVEIGVVGGEEDGVEAEINEKLYTSSEDFEKTIDALGAGEQGAYLLAATFGNVHGVYKPGNVVLKPDVLAEGQRVAAAKLGLSDDAKPFDFVFHGGSGSLKSEIEDSLKYGVVKMNVDTDTQYAFTRPLAAHMFTNYDGVLKIDGEVGNKKFYDPRSYLKKAEASMSERVVEACNDLHSAGRSVTGG
- a CDS encoding CHAP domain-containing protein, with product MTLRGPKLWLTLCAFGAVIVVGLATLLVRHPGAIDILPGKPVAFPQIDRTALDPAQARIVDVLQAQYDAQPGGSHFSEGVEEPWCADFVSWVLNEAGQPLSNPNSGSWRIPGVYTLQEYYQAAGRFTDPEGYRPRTGDVVMYADGSPLGLHTNFVVTVDDNAITTIGGNEEGGIRVHTLDDAEIARILGYGRPAV
- a CDS encoding DUF4878 domain-containing protein, which codes for MSNPTGPDEDRTDQSDTPTEKVELPTAAFPTPELSEPATEIIGSADEVTEAVARSEERRFTAPSGFDGSTQKIDTPPDPETEVFAPPAEGDTDTEEVPKGAAPQSIPPREESDQRPAPAGRRSWGWVVAVVLVIAALVAIAVLGTVLLTRKSSSAASQEDDVRTTIQDFDSAIQRGDLAALRSMTCGTTRENYVKYDQKAWDETHARVEDAKQYPVVASIDQVVVSGDHAEANVTSFMAFAPQTRSTRSFDLQFRDNQWKICQAPTG
- a CDS encoding DUF3151 domain-containing protein; the encoded protein is MTRMGDLLGPEPVLLPGDPEAEDELAAGEKAAVVAAAHPSASIAWAVLAERALADDKAVTAYAYARTGYHRGLDQLRRNGWKGFGPVPFAHEPNQGFLRCVASLARAADDIGETDELQRCLDLLDDCDPSARAELGLA
- a CDS encoding cation diffusion facilitator family transporter; protein product: MGAGHDHSHSSDTRVSRMVIAAAILSAFFIVELVTALLINSIALLADAGHMLTDLVAMFMGVTAVLLARRGSSSPDRTYGWHRAEVFTAVANAVLLLGVAAFILYEAFERLGDAPEVPGVPMIVVALAGLLANAVVVLLLRSHAEGSLAVKGAYMEVVADTVGSIGVLVAGIVTVTTGWPYADVVVAVLVALWVLPRAIALARAALRILSESSPQHIDVEELRTALGAVEGVTGVHDLHVWTLVPGKDMVTAHLTSSADTARVLDDARAVLNARGLAHATVQVEPPESADDCSCEAKD
- a CDS encoding site-2 protease family protein gives rise to the protein MNIRPLHQSVRPSPVFLAVVAITVAGGVVAWLAADTVKPLSYIGVFILVIAGWLVSLCLHEFGHAFTAWRFGDATMKSEVAGRGYLTLNPLKYSHPLLSLGLPVLFIALGGIGLPGGAVYVRTSGMTARQKTLVSLAGPAANLVLGVLLLVITQIFFDPAHGVFWSGLAFLGFLQVTAVVLNLLPIPGLDGYGALEPHLSPDTQRALEPAKQWGFFILLILLITPMLNRWFFAVVLWFVDLSGVPRHLVSWGSTLTRFWSAWL
- a CDS encoding adenylosuccinate synthase, giving the protein MPAIVLIGAQWGDEGKGKATDLLGGRVQWVVRYQGGNNAGHTVVLPTGENFALHLIPSGILTPGVTNVIGNGVVVDPGVLLTELQGLEDRGVDTSGLLISADAHLLMPYHVAIDKVVERYAGSKKIGTTGRGIGPCYQDKIARIGIRVADVLDEQLLAEKIEGALEFKNQVLVKIYNRKALEPAEVVENLLTQAEGFKHRIADSRLLLNQALEKGETVLLEGSQGTLLDVDHGTYPFVTSSNPTAGGAAVGSGIGPTQITTVLGILKAYTTRVGSGPFPTELFDEHGAYLAKTGGEVGVTTGRARRCGWFDAVIARYATRVNGITDYFLTKLDVLSSLETVPVCVGYKVDGKRTNEMPMTQSDIHRAEPIYEELPGWWEDISTAREFSDLPAKAQDYVLRLEELAGAHVSCIGVGPGREQTIVRRDILAAP